The following proteins are co-located in the Vallicoccus soli genome:
- a CDS encoding phosphoketolase family protein, translated as MTQLASMGGDTSADNESAGGGESRAPQPYALGEVPGPLDREQLRLLDQWWRAANYLSVGQIYLMADPLLREPLRPEHVKPRLLGHFGTVPGLNLVYAHVNRLIRERDLEAVFVAGPGHGGPGPNACAWLEGTYTELYSHITRDEEGMRELFRQFSFPGGVPSHCAPETPGSFHEGGELGYALLHAYGAVLDNPDLVAVAVVGDGEAETGPLATSWHCGKFVNPARDGAVLPVLHLNEYKIANPTLLARIPEEELLTLLRGYGYAPRVVAGSDPAAVHQATARAFDECLDEIRAIQAAARAGGAAPERRPWPMVVLRTPKGWTCPPVVDGQQVEGTFRAHQVPLPGARGDDGHRRVLEEWMRSYRPEELFDEQGRPVQELLELNPVGTRRMSASPHANGNVVRDLRLPDWRDYTVEVDPAHRGALLHEATRVLGTWLRDVTRLNPDNFLTFAPDELASNRLQDILEVTGRSWQAEVGEFDVGLDRLGRTVEVLSEHVCQGLLEGYTLTGRHGLFTCYEAFIHIVDAMFNQHAKWLQASAAVEWRHPVPSLNYLLSSHVWRQDHNGFTHQDPGFLDVVLNKDPAVVRIYLPPDANTLLSTYDHCLRSRHYVNVVVAGKQPQQDWLTAEEAALHCARGAGIWDWAGTEGGPGTLPDVVLACAGDVPTLETLAAASILREELPDLAVRVVNVVDLMRLLPETEHPHGLPDREFDTLFTEDRPVVFAFHGYPWLVHRLTYRRRNHAQLHVRGFKEKGTTTTPFDMVMLNDLDRYHLVIDVVDRVPSLGPRAAALRQRMVDARLRARTWTREHGEDAPEVTGWSWPGDAR; from the coding sequence ATGACGCAGCTGGCGAGCATGGGCGGGGACACCTCCGCCGACAACGAGTCCGCGGGCGGCGGCGAGAGCCGGGCGCCGCAGCCGTACGCGCTGGGGGAGGTGCCGGGCCCGCTCGACCGCGAGCAGCTCCGGCTGCTCGACCAGTGGTGGCGGGCGGCGAACTACCTGTCGGTGGGCCAGATCTACCTCATGGCCGACCCGCTGCTGCGCGAGCCGCTGCGCCCGGAGCACGTCAAGCCCCGCCTGCTCGGGCACTTCGGGACGGTCCCCGGGCTCAACCTCGTCTACGCGCACGTCAACCGGCTCATCCGCGAGCGCGACCTCGAGGCGGTGTTCGTCGCGGGGCCCGGGCACGGCGGTCCCGGGCCGAACGCGTGCGCGTGGCTCGAGGGGACGTACACCGAGCTCTACAGCCACATCACCCGCGATGAGGAGGGGATGCGCGAGCTGTTCCGCCAGTTCTCCTTCCCGGGCGGCGTCCCGAGCCACTGCGCGCCGGAGACGCCCGGCTCCTTCCACGAGGGCGGCGAGCTGGGCTACGCCCTCCTGCACGCGTACGGCGCCGTGCTGGACAACCCGGACCTCGTGGCGGTCGCGGTGGTGGGCGACGGCGAGGCGGAGACCGGCCCGCTCGCGACGTCGTGGCACTGCGGCAAGTTCGTGAACCCGGCCCGCGACGGGGCCGTGCTGCCCGTCCTGCACCTCAACGAGTACAAGATCGCGAACCCGACCCTCCTCGCCCGCATCCCCGAGGAGGAGCTGCTGACCCTGCTCCGCGGCTACGGGTACGCGCCGCGGGTCGTCGCCGGCAGCGACCCGGCGGCGGTGCACCAGGCGACGGCCCGGGCGTTCGACGAGTGCCTCGACGAGATCCGCGCGATCCAGGCCGCGGCCCGCGCCGGGGGCGCCGCGCCGGAGCGGCGGCCGTGGCCGATGGTCGTGCTGCGCACCCCGAAGGGCTGGACCTGCCCGCCGGTCGTCGACGGCCAGCAGGTGGAGGGCACGTTCCGCGCGCACCAGGTGCCCCTGCCGGGCGCCCGGGGCGACGACGGGCACCGGCGCGTCCTCGAGGAGTGGATGCGCTCGTACCGCCCGGAGGAGCTCTTCGACGAGCAGGGCCGCCCGGTGCAGGAGCTGCTCGAGCTCAACCCGGTCGGGACGCGGCGGATGAGCGCGAGCCCGCACGCCAACGGCAACGTCGTGCGCGACCTGCGCCTGCCCGACTGGCGGGACTACACGGTCGAGGTGGACCCGGCGCACCGCGGCGCGCTGCTGCACGAGGCGACGCGGGTGCTCGGCACGTGGCTGCGCGACGTCACCCGGCTCAACCCCGACAACTTCCTCACCTTCGCCCCGGACGAGCTGGCGAGCAACCGCCTGCAGGACATCCTCGAGGTGACGGGGCGGTCCTGGCAGGCCGAGGTGGGGGAGTTCGACGTCGGCCTGGACCGGCTCGGGCGCACCGTCGAGGTGCTCTCCGAGCACGTCTGCCAGGGCCTGCTCGAGGGCTACACGCTGACCGGCCGGCACGGGCTGTTCACGTGCTACGAGGCGTTCATCCACATCGTCGACGCGATGTTCAACCAGCACGCCAAGTGGCTGCAGGCGAGCGCCGCCGTCGAGTGGCGCCACCCGGTGCCGAGCCTGAACTACCTGCTCTCGTCGCACGTCTGGCGCCAGGACCACAACGGGTTCACCCACCAGGACCCGGGCTTCCTCGACGTCGTGCTCAACAAGGACCCCGCCGTGGTGCGGATCTACCTGCCGCCGGACGCCAACACCCTGCTGTCGACGTACGACCACTGCCTGCGGTCGCGGCACTACGTCAACGTCGTCGTCGCCGGCAAGCAGCCGCAGCAGGACTGGCTCACGGCCGAGGAGGCGGCCCTGCACTGCGCCCGCGGGGCCGGCATCTGGGACTGGGCGGGCACGGAGGGCGGCCCGGGCACGCTGCCCGACGTCGTCCTGGCCTGCGCCGGCGACGTGCCGACCCTGGAGACGCTGGCCGCCGCGTCGATCCTGCGCGAGGAGCTGCCCGACCTCGCCGTGCGGGTCGTCAACGTCGTCGACCTCATGCGCCTGCTGCCGGAGACCGAGCACCCGCACGGGCTGCCGGACCGCGAGTTCGACACGCTGTTCACCGAGGACCGGCCCGTGGTCTTCGCCTTCCACGGCTACCCGTGGCTGGTGCACCGGCTGACGTACCGCCGCCGCAACCACGCCCAGCTGCACGTGCGCGGCTTCAAGGAGAAGGGCACCACGACGACGCCCTTCGACATGGTCATGCTCAACGACCTGGACCGCTACCACCTGGTCATCGACGTGGTCGACCGCGTCCCGTCGCTCGGTCCCCGCGCCGCCGCGCTGCGCCAGCGGATGGTCGACGCCCGCCTGCGCGCCCGCACCTGGACCCGCGAGCACGGCGAGGACGCCCCGGAGGTCACCGGGTGGAGCTGGCCGGGGGACGCCCGTTGA
- a CDS encoding OmpA family protein: MRTTPGPARRLVAAACLAGALAACTSGGDPRPGPPEGGGAPSAGPSPEDVAARVELTLGGTTVTAGVHPLVRVGEHVVATIDLGADAVGEDGLPLGGALGATTPVRVPALAGVRLVDLAHDRVHPVAVDADGDAVTAGVDPAGTVRPGGARLQLAYAAPPPGVEALGLLLPAAPYLAEVPVVDGQVPPPGLPAPGATGAPAPGDVATLDLAAVVEARTVGLDSFTRELEGAVSTLTSTEEVQVTLGSDVLFAVDSAELSPRARAALDVAAARLTERAPGTVDVVGHTDDSGDEAYNQALSERRAAAVAQALAERVDAGSYPLRASGRGELDPVAPNGSDAERALNRRVTLTLASEVTTSTPVRASGGLPPFDGPTAPGPEGVEVGTTRPFRVAAPRARTVDGHLVLDVEVTALDREVDSAFGFASLSGVWHHRGEDAVQPQHSAGGLTVLLGGSAVYPLDHLEAVGPTGARLWLPLTDLDTLARLDGGQTRTFSVLYPEVGEHGTVTVQVDAGLGSDALRLTDVPVEPEQD, from the coding sequence GTGCGTACGACACCTGGACCGGCCCGCCGGCTGGTCGCGGCGGCCTGCCTCGCCGGGGCCCTCGCGGCCTGCACGTCCGGCGGGGACCCCCGTCCCGGGCCGCCGGAGGGCGGTGGCGCCCCGTCGGCCGGCCCGTCCCCCGAGGACGTCGCCGCCCGCGTCGAGCTCACCCTCGGCGGGACCACCGTCACCGCGGGGGTCCACCCCCTGGTGCGGGTGGGCGAGCACGTGGTCGCGACGATCGACCTGGGCGCCGACGCGGTCGGCGAGGACGGGCTGCCCCTGGGCGGCGCCCTCGGCGCCACCACCCCCGTGCGCGTGCCCGCGCTCGCCGGCGTCCGGCTGGTCGACCTCGCCCACGACCGGGTGCACCCCGTGGCCGTCGACGCCGACGGCGACGCCGTGACGGCCGGCGTCGACCCGGCGGGCACCGTCCGGCCGGGCGGCGCGCGGCTGCAGCTCGCCTACGCCGCCCCGCCGCCGGGCGTCGAGGCGCTGGGGCTGCTCCTGCCGGCGGCGCCCTACCTCGCCGAGGTCCCCGTCGTCGACGGGCAGGTGCCTCCCCCCGGGCTGCCCGCCCCCGGGGCGACCGGCGCCCCCGCGCCCGGCGACGTCGCAACGCTCGACCTCGCCGCCGTGGTCGAGGCCCGCACCGTCGGGCTCGACTCCTTCACCCGCGAGCTCGAGGGCGCGGTCTCCACCCTCACGAGCACGGAGGAGGTGCAGGTCACGCTCGGGTCGGACGTGCTCTTCGCGGTCGACTCCGCGGAGCTCTCGCCCCGGGCCCGGGCCGCGCTGGACGTCGCCGCCGCGCGCCTCACCGAGCGCGCCCCCGGCACCGTCGACGTCGTCGGGCACACGGACGACAGCGGGGACGAGGCGTACAACCAGGCCCTGTCCGAGCGCCGGGCCGCGGCGGTGGCGCAGGCGCTCGCCGAGCGCGTGGACGCCGGCTCCTACCCGCTGCGGGCGTCGGGCCGCGGCGAGCTCGACCCCGTGGCGCCGAACGGCTCCGACGCCGAGCGCGCCCTCAACCGGCGCGTCACCCTCACCCTCGCCTCCGAGGTGACGACCAGCACGCCGGTACGGGCGAGCGGCGGGCTGCCGCCCTTCGACGGTCCCACGGCGCCCGGGCCGGAGGGGGTCGAGGTGGGGACCACGCGGCCGTTCCGCGTCGCCGCACCGCGGGCCCGGACGGTGGACGGGCACCTGGTGCTCGACGTGGAGGTGACCGCGCTGGACCGGGAGGTCGACTCGGCCTTCGGCTTCGCGTCGCTCTCGGGCGTCTGGCACCACCGCGGCGAGGACGCCGTGCAGCCGCAGCACTCGGCGGGCGGGCTCACGGTGCTCCTCGGCGGGTCGGCCGTCTACCCGCTGGACCACCTCGAGGCCGTCGGCCCCACGGGCGCGCGGCTGTGGCTGCCCCTGACCGACCTCGACACGCTCGCGCGGCTCGACGGTGGCCAGACGCGGACCTTCAGCGTCCTCTACCCGGAGGTGGGCGAGCACGGGACGGTCACCGTGCAGGTGGACGCGGGCCTCGGCTCGGACGCGCTGCGCCTCACCGACGTGCCCGTGGAGCCCGAGCAGGACTGA
- a CDS encoding family 16 glycoside hydrolase: protein MALLAAAGLALTAPPAGAAHQGPVRSEPVRVGTWATAVTAGPGAPLSPDVFHDQTLRQVVRTSVGGGEVRVRFSNEHGDRPLRIGGAHVALSAGGDAARAGTGRALTFGGRGAVTVPAGAPVLSDPVDLRLPPGSDLVVDLYLPRRTPATTLHSSAFTTTYLADGDATGEGRFPTGATRTSWYFLSGVSVERARGASVVALGDSITDGSSTTPGANARWTDVLARRFQDERGLRHLGVLNAGIGGNRLLHDGNTLPDSDAAGIGPLFGESALRRLDRDVLAQPGVEHLVVLLGINDLGHPTSVAPPSEDVSARQVIGAYRQIVDRAHERGITVHGATLAPYRGTTIPGYWTPEGERERQAVNRWIRTSGVFDAVVDVDRVLRDPDRPQRMLARYDSGDGLHPNDEGMAALGSAVPLQPFRERGTSSYQRIFDGTLDGWEYAGDGGFDVLPGGVLRSRVGEDGGFGTLWYTRRQYADFSLRLQFRDDAPGGTRGNSGVQVRFPSLDGPVPGCPTTFNGSEQGNLSWIAVNCGHEIQVNDSPEAEGNDPRKTGSVYGFADIGLDRADPTPKGVWNDLEVRVVGQRYTVIRNGEVVNEFVNRPGLPFPDRPLDPGTSSRVLVGHVGLQAHGSDPDRVSFRNVRVRDLTGVR from the coding sequence GTGGCGCTGCTCGCCGCCGCCGGCCTCGCCCTCACCGCACCGCCCGCGGGCGCCGCCCACCAGGGGCCGGTGCGCTCGGAGCCCGTGCGCGTGGGCACGTGGGCCACGGCCGTGACCGCGGGCCCGGGCGCGCCGCTGTCGCCGGACGTCTTCCACGACCAGACGCTGCGCCAGGTCGTGCGCACGAGCGTCGGCGGCGGCGAGGTGCGGGTGCGCTTCTCCAACGAGCACGGCGACCGGCCGCTGCGCATCGGCGGCGCGCACGTCGCCCTCTCGGCCGGCGGCGACGCGGCCCGCGCCGGCACCGGCCGGGCCCTGACCTTCGGCGGGCGCGGCGCCGTCACCGTCCCCGCCGGCGCCCCCGTGCTGAGCGACCCCGTCGACCTGCGCCTGCCGCCGGGGTCGGACCTCGTCGTCGACCTCTACCTGCCGCGGCGCACCCCGGCGACGACGCTGCACAGCTCGGCCTTCACCACGACGTACCTCGCCGACGGCGACGCCACCGGCGAGGGCCGCTTCCCGACGGGTGCGACGCGGACCTCCTGGTACTTCCTGTCCGGGGTGAGCGTGGAGCGGGCCCGCGGCGCCTCGGTCGTCGCGCTCGGCGACTCGATCACCGACGGCTCCTCGACGACCCCGGGGGCGAACGCCCGCTGGACCGACGTGCTCGCCCGCCGCTTCCAGGACGAGCGGGGGCTGCGCCACCTCGGGGTCCTCAACGCCGGGATCGGCGGCAACCGCCTCCTGCACGACGGGAACACCCTGCCCGACTCCGACGCGGCGGGCATCGGCCCGCTCTTCGGCGAGAGCGCGCTGCGGCGCCTCGACCGCGACGTGCTCGCCCAGCCCGGCGTCGAGCACCTCGTCGTGCTGCTCGGCATCAACGACCTCGGCCACCCGACGTCGGTGGCGCCGCCGTCCGAGGACGTCAGCGCGCGGCAGGTGATCGGGGCGTACCGGCAGATCGTGGACCGGGCGCACGAGCGCGGGATCACCGTGCACGGGGCGACCCTGGCGCCGTACCGCGGCACGACCATCCCCGGCTACTGGACCCCGGAGGGGGAGCGCGAGCGCCAGGCGGTCAACCGGTGGATCCGCACCAGCGGGGTCTTCGACGCGGTCGTCGACGTGGACCGCGTGCTGCGCGACCCGGACCGCCCCCAGCGGATGCTCGCCCGCTACGACTCCGGCGACGGGCTGCACCCGAACGACGAGGGCATGGCGGCCCTCGGCAGCGCCGTGCCGCTGCAGCCCTTCCGCGAGCGCGGCACGTCGTCGTACCAGCGGATCTTCGACGGCACCCTCGACGGCTGGGAGTACGCCGGCGACGGCGGCTTCGACGTGCTGCCCGGCGGCGTGCTGCGGAGCCGGGTCGGCGAGGACGGCGGGTTCGGCACGCTCTGGTACACCCGCCGCCAGTACGCCGACTTCTCGCTGAGGCTGCAGTTCCGGGACGACGCGCCCGGGGGCACCCGCGGCAACAGCGGCGTGCAGGTGCGGTTCCCGTCCCTCGACGGGCCGGTGCCGGGCTGCCCGACCACCTTCAACGGCTCCGAGCAGGGCAACCTCTCGTGGATCGCCGTCAACTGCGGGCACGAGATCCAGGTCAACGACTCCCCCGAGGCCGAGGGCAACGACCCGCGCAAGACCGGCTCGGTGTACGGGTTCGCCGACATCGGCCTCGACCGCGCCGACCCGACGCCCAAGGGCGTCTGGAACGACCTCGAGGTGCGGGTCGTCGGGCAGCGCTACACGGTGATCCGCAACGGCGAGGTCGTCAACGAGTTCGTGAACCGGCCGGGGCTGCCCTTCCCGGACCGGCCCCTCGACCCCGGCACGAGCAGCCGCGTGCTCGTCGGGCACGTCGGCCTGCAGGCGCACGGCAGCGACCCGGACCGGGTGTCGTTCCGCAACGTCCGGGTGCGGGACCTCACCGGGGTGCGCTGA
- a CDS encoding SIR2 family NAD-dependent protein deacylase: MRVDEDDEGAGPARAAQAAAAAPEGADAAHVFVVHGDLSLLACDDVLVPTDAQGRVTRGFAPLLGDALRAGPGGRGHVAAEALEAGGDGLERLRGDGERGTWLVDTASGDVQRLAAQVERFVRAAAARPGGPRHGRAKRLLAMPLVGTGEGGAAGRRGDVIGGLLPLLHRLCAELDVDAALVLADPRDHAAAQEVRRREGRWPLPRGLLDRADELARLATAGRLALFVGAGVSRAAGLPVWQELLDRLAVRAGLGDGEREALAALAPPDAAQLLEGRLGPQGLADELRSLYDRTEHALSHALLAALPVRQVVTTNFDPLLEVAFAGAGRALRLLPGDAPAQGPGEPWLLKVHGDVRRPGDVVLTREGFLRLPEERAALAGVVPSLLLAQHVLFVGFSLLDDTFIRAAHQVRRLREEHGGPPVGTALALREEPLRQELWAQDLTQVSLGGATTPLPAAARRLEVLLDRVAASSTPRSGWLLDDRYAALRSPQDAALAGALARLRRELPEEATGSPAWEEVRALLEDGLGGCPPGRRGGAGAGAGTAATAVTQRDDR; the protein is encoded by the coding sequence GTGCGGGTCGACGAGGACGACGAGGGCGCCGGGCCGGCCAGGGCCGCGCAGGCGGCGGCCGCCGCGCCCGAGGGCGCCGACGCGGCGCACGTCTTCGTCGTGCACGGGGACCTCTCGCTCCTCGCCTGCGACGACGTGCTCGTGCCGACCGACGCGCAGGGCCGGGTGACCCGCGGCTTCGCGCCGCTGCTCGGCGACGCCCTGCGGGCCGGTCCCGGCGGGCGCGGGCACGTCGCGGCGGAGGCGCTCGAGGCGGGCGGGGACGGGCTGGAGCGCCTGCGGGGCGACGGCGAGCGGGGCACCTGGCTGGTCGACACCGCCTCGGGCGACGTCCAGCGCCTGGCGGCCCAGGTGGAGCGCTTCGTGCGGGCCGCCGCCGCACGGCCCGGCGGCCCGCGGCACGGGCGGGCCAAGCGGCTGCTGGCGATGCCGCTGGTGGGCACCGGCGAGGGCGGCGCGGCGGGCCGCCGCGGCGACGTCATCGGCGGGCTGCTCCCGCTGCTGCACCGGCTCTGCGCGGAGCTCGACGTGGACGCCGCCCTGGTGCTCGCCGACCCGCGCGACCACGCCGCGGCGCAGGAGGTCCGCCGGCGCGAGGGCCGGTGGCCGCTGCCGCGGGGGCTGCTCGACCGCGCCGACGAGCTCGCCCGGCTCGCGACGGCCGGGCGGCTCGCCCTCTTCGTCGGGGCGGGCGTGAGCCGCGCCGCCGGGCTGCCCGTCTGGCAGGAGCTGCTCGACCGCCTCGCCGTGCGCGCCGGCCTCGGGGACGGCGAGCGCGAGGCCCTGGCCGCGCTCGCGCCGCCGGACGCCGCGCAGCTGCTCGAGGGCCGGCTCGGCCCGCAGGGGCTCGCCGACGAGCTCCGCAGCCTCTACGACCGCACCGAGCACGCCCTGAGCCACGCGCTGCTGGCCGCCCTGCCCGTGCGCCAGGTCGTGACGACGAACTTCGACCCGCTGCTCGAGGTAGCCTTCGCCGGGGCCGGGCGCGCGCTGCGCCTGCTGCCGGGGGACGCCCCGGCGCAGGGCCCCGGCGAGCCGTGGCTCCTCAAGGTGCACGGGGACGTGCGCCGCCCCGGGGACGTGGTGCTGACCCGCGAGGGCTTCCTGCGCCTGCCCGAGGAGCGCGCGGCGCTCGCGGGGGTGGTGCCCTCGCTGCTGCTCGCCCAGCACGTCCTCTTCGTCGGGTTCAGCCTCCTCGACGACACCTTCATCCGCGCCGCGCACCAGGTGCGCCGCCTGCGCGAGGAGCACGGCGGCCCGCCCGTCGGCACCGCGCTGGCCCTGCGCGAGGAGCCGCTGCGCCAGGAGCTGTGGGCCCAGGACCTGACGCAGGTCAGCCTGGGCGGGGCGACGACGCCGCTGCCCGCCGCGGCGCGCCGGCTCGAGGTGCTCCTCGACCGGGTGGCCGCGTCCTCGACCCCCCGCAGCGGCTGGCTCCTCGACGACCGGTACGCCGCCCTGCGCAGCCCGCAGGACGCCGCCCTCGCCGGCGCCCTCGCCCGGCTGCGGCGCGAGCTGCCCGAGGAGGCCACGGGCTCCCCGGCGTGGGAGGAGGTCCGCGCCCTGCTCGAGGACGGCCTCGGCGGCTGCCCGCCCGGCCGGCGGGGCGGCGCGGGCGCGGGCGCCGGGACGGCAGCGACCGCCGTGACCCAGCGTGACGACCGTTGA
- a CDS encoding glycoside hydrolase family 3 protein — protein sequence MPRSTPPREHRRSAGLGGALALAVAAGSLLAAPAAAAPAAPAPQAAPAAQAGVAQPPAAARGYAQRTLRRMTLEEKVGQLITGYAYGSSATTADPRNEALYGEGVATPADVVERYHLGGVIYFAWTDNVRNPSQTAALSNGLQDAALSSGAEVPLLISTDQEQGVVTRLGPPATALPGAMALGAGRSSTDARRAAAITGTELAAVGIRQDFAPVADVNVDPANPVIGVRSHSSDPQLAARMVTAQVRGFQGDAGVVATAKHFPGHGDTSTDSHVGLPVIDHTREEWERIDAPPFRAAVAAGVDSIMTAHIVVPSLDPSGDPATLSEPIITGVLRGELGYDGVVTTDSLEMAGVRQQYGDGEVAVRALEAGADVLLMPADPAAAVEAIHEALDGGRLTERRIDQSVRRVLELKHRRGVVQEPYADPDRVGAVVGSDAHRAEAQAISDRTVTVLRDDAGLLPLAAGARRVLVAGPGAGPTAALSAALGRRGHAVTTLETGTRPSDAALDAAAAGAARSDLVVVLTNKAWDRAVTDREGRQQRLVAGVVASGTPVVHVAVRDPYDVAHLPGATTSLATYSTTDVSMESVARVVTGEVAPHGRLPVDVPRADDPSQVLLPFGTGVTW from the coding sequence GTGCCCCGCTCCACCCCGCCCCGCGAGCACCGGCGCAGCGCCGGGCTCGGTGGCGCCCTCGCCCTCGCCGTCGCGGCGGGCTCGCTGCTCGCGGCGCCCGCCGCCGCGGCTCCCGCCGCCCCCGCCCCGCAGGCGGCCCCTGCCGCCCAGGCCGGCGTAGCCCAGCCGCCGGCCGCGGCCCGCGGCTACGCCCAGCGGACCCTGCGCCGGATGACGCTGGAGGAGAAGGTCGGCCAGCTCATCACGGGCTACGCCTACGGCTCCTCCGCGACCACCGCCGACCCGCGCAACGAGGCGCTCTACGGCGAGGGCGTCGCGACGCCCGCCGACGTCGTCGAGCGCTACCACCTCGGCGGCGTCATCTACTTCGCCTGGACCGACAACGTGCGCAACCCCTCGCAGACCGCCGCGCTGTCCAACGGCCTCCAGGACGCGGCCCTGTCCAGCGGCGCGGAGGTCCCGCTGCTCATCAGCACCGACCAGGAGCAGGGCGTCGTCACCCGGCTCGGCCCGCCCGCGACCGCGCTGCCGGGCGCGATGGCCCTCGGCGCCGGGCGCAGCAGCACCGACGCGCGCCGCGCGGCCGCCATCACCGGCACCGAGCTCGCCGCGGTCGGGATCCGCCAGGACTTCGCGCCCGTCGCCGACGTCAACGTCGACCCCGCCAACCCGGTCATCGGCGTCCGGTCGCACTCGAGCGACCCGCAGCTCGCGGCGCGGATGGTCACCGCGCAGGTCCGCGGCTTCCAGGGGGACGCGGGCGTCGTCGCCACCGCGAAGCACTTCCCGGGGCACGGCGACACCTCGACGGACAGCCACGTCGGGCTGCCGGTCATCGACCACACCCGCGAGGAGTGGGAGCGCATCGACGCGCCGCCCTTCCGGGCGGCGGTCGCCGCGGGCGTCGACTCGATCATGACGGCGCACATCGTCGTCCCCAGCCTCGACCCGTCGGGCGACCCGGCGACCCTCAGCGAGCCGATCATCACCGGGGTGCTGCGCGGGGAGCTCGGCTACGACGGCGTCGTCACGACGGACTCCCTCGAGATGGCCGGCGTCCGCCAGCAGTACGGCGACGGCGAGGTCGCGGTGCGCGCCCTCGAGGCCGGCGCCGACGTCCTGCTCATGCCCGCCGACCCCGCCGCGGCGGTCGAGGCGATCCACGAGGCCCTCGACGGCGGCCGGCTCACCGAGCGGCGCATCGACCAGTCCGTGCGCCGCGTCCTCGAGCTGAAGCACCGCCGGGGCGTCGTGCAGGAGCCGTACGCCGACCCGGACCGCGTCGGCGCCGTCGTGGGCAGCGACGCCCACCGCGCCGAGGCGCAGGCCATCAGCGACCGCACCGTGACGGTGCTGCGCGACGACGCCGGCCTGCTGCCCCTCGCGGCCGGCGCGCGCAGGGTGCTCGTCGCCGGCCCCGGCGCCGGGCCGACCGCGGCGCTGTCCGCGGCGCTGGGCCGACGCGGCCACGCGGTCACCACGCTCGAGACCGGCACCCGCCCGAGCGACGCCGCCCTCGACGCGGCGGCGGCCGGCGCCGCGCGCAGCGACCTCGTCGTCGTCCTCACCAACAAGGCCTGGGACCGCGCGGTCACCGACCGGGAGGGCCGTCAGCAGCGGCTCGTCGCGGGGGTCGTGGCGAGCGGGACGCCCGTCGTGCACGTCGCGGTCCGCGACCCGTACGACGTCGCGCACCTGCCCGGCGCCACGACGAGCCTGGCGACGTACTCGACCACGGACGTCTCGATGGAGTCGGTGGCCCGGGTCGTCACCGGCGAGGTGGCGCCGCACGGGAGGCTGCCCGTCGACGTCCCGCGCGCCGACGACCCGTCGCAGGTCCTCCTGCCCTTCGGGACGGGGGTGACCTGGTGA
- a CDS encoding exo-beta-N-acetylmuramidase NamZ family protein: MTRGTSRRAFLAGTGAAVAAPALGAAAPAAASGRPSGVVPGVDVLAAQGWSLLRGQRVGVVTNPTGVLRDLRHEVDAMAASGAVDLVAVFGPEHGFRGAAQAGGSEGTYEDPRTGVTVYDAYGATADDLAAMYAAADVDTVVFDIQDVGSRFYTYVWTMYDAMVAAARAGKRFVVLDRPNPVGGSPRGPLMTPAFTTFVGKREVVQQHGMTVGELARLFDEEFVPDEAGRRVPRLDVVEARGWRRDVLWEQTGLEWVMPSPNMPTPTTALVYPGTCLFEGTNLSEGRGTTRPFELVGAPWADHRWAEALRALDLPGVLVREAYFQPTISKHAGATCGGVQLHVTDPHRFEAVRTAVAMLVTAKELYADFAWRYDSYDPQRPYWVDKLSGSPRLREMVDAGAGVDEVEAAWQQELRAFARLRRPYLLYPGRSS, encoded by the coding sequence GTGACCCGGGGCACGAGCCGCCGCGCGTTCCTCGCCGGCACCGGCGCCGCCGTCGCGGCGCCCGCCCTGGGGGCCGCGGCCCCCGCCGCGGCCTCCGGGCGCCCCTCCGGCGTCGTCCCCGGCGTCGACGTCCTCGCCGCGCAGGGCTGGTCGCTGCTGCGCGGTCAGCGCGTCGGCGTGGTCACCAACCCGACCGGGGTGCTGCGCGACCTGCGGCACGAGGTCGACGCCATGGCGGCCTCGGGCGCCGTCGACCTCGTCGCGGTCTTCGGCCCGGAGCACGGTTTCCGCGGGGCCGCCCAGGCGGGCGGCTCCGAGGGCACGTACGAGGACCCCCGCACCGGCGTCACGGTCTACGACGCCTACGGCGCCACGGCCGACGACCTGGCCGCCATGTACGCCGCCGCCGACGTCGACACGGTCGTCTTCGACATCCAGGACGTGGGCTCGCGGTTCTACACCTACGTCTGGACGATGTACGACGCCATGGTCGCCGCCGCGCGGGCCGGCAAGCGCTTCGTGGTGCTGGACCGGCCCAACCCGGTCGGCGGCTCGCCGCGCGGCCCGCTCATGACGCCGGCCTTCACGACGTTCGTCGGCAAGCGCGAGGTCGTGCAGCAGCACGGCATGACCGTCGGCGAGCTGGCCCGGCTGTTCGACGAGGAGTTCGTGCCCGACGAGGCGGGCCGGCGGGTGCCGCGCCTCGACGTGGTGGAGGCGCGCGGGTGGCGCCGGGACGTGCTCTGGGAGCAGACCGGCCTGGAGTGGGTGATGCCGAGCCCCAACATGCCGACGCCGACCACCGCGCTCGTCTACCCGGGCACGTGCCTGTTCGAGGGCACGAACCTGTCCGAGGGGCGCGGCACCACGCGCCCGTTCGAGCTCGTGGGAGCGCCCTGGGCGGACCACCGGTGGGCGGAGGCGCTGCGCGCGCTCGACCTGCCGGGGGTGCTGGTGCGCGAGGCGTACTTCCAGCCCACGATCAGCAAGCACGCGGGGGCGACCTGCGGCGGCGTGCAGCTGCACGTCACCGACCCGCACCGGTTCGAGGCGGTCCGCACGGCGGTGGCCATGCTCGTGACCGCCAAGGAGCTCTACGCCGACTTCGCGTGGCGCTACGACTCCTACGACCCGCAGCGGCCGTACTGGGTCGACAAGCTGTCGGGCTCGCCGCGGCTGCGCGAGATGGTCGACGCCGGCGCGGGCGTCGACGAGGTCGAGGCGGCCTGGCAGCAGGAGCTGCGCGCGTTCGCGCGGCTGCGGCGGCCGTACCTGCTCTACCCCGGGCGCTCGTCGTGA